CGGCGATCGCATACAGCTTGGCCTGTACATCGGCTGGCGGGTAGATGCCCGGGTCGCTGGTGATGTCTTTATTCACCAGCGGCGTTGCAGCAGCGTTACCGTTCGGGAAACGTACGGCGTTGGTGATGCCGGCCATGACTTCAGGCTTCTGCAGGAAGGTCATGAACTTGTAGGCGCCTTCAACGTTTTCGGCATCCTTCGGAATGGCGACCATGTCGAAGAAGCTGCCTGCGCCTTCCTTCGGAATCGCGTAGCTGACTTTCACCTTGTCACCGGCCTCGGCGGCACGGGACTTGGCCTGCTGCACGTCACCCGAGTAGCCGACCGCTACGCAGATGTTGCCGTTGGCCAGGTCCGAGATGTACTTGGAGGAGTGGAAGTAGGTGATCGATGGACGAATCTTGAGGAACAGGTCCTCGGCTTTCTTGATGTCTTCTTTCTTCTGGGTGTCGGTTGGCAGGCCCAGGTAGTGCAGCGCGACCGGGAGCATTTCGGTCGGCGAATCGAGGAAGCTCACGCCGCAGCCCTTGAGCTTGGCGATGTTTTCAGGCTTGAGCAGAACGTCCCAGGAATCGATGGTGTCGACGCCCAGCGCAGCCTTGACCTTCTCAGGGTTGTAGCCGATGCCGATCGAGCCCCACATGTACGGGAAGGCGTGCTTGTTGCCCGGGTCGCTGACCGACACGGCCTTGAGCAGGTCCTGGTTCAGGTTCTTCCAGTTAGGCAGCTTGGAGGTGTCCAGCTCCTGGTAAACGCCGGCCTTGATCTGCTTGGCCAGGAAGTTGTTCGACGGCACGACCACGTCGTAGCCGGACTTGCCCGCCAGCAGCTTGGCTTCCAGGGTTTCGTTGGAGTCGAACACGTCGTAGACGACCTTGATCCCCGACTCTTTCTCGAAGTTCGCGATGGTGTCCGGAGCGATGTAGTCGGACCAGTTGTAGACGTGCAGCACTTTGTCGTCCGCGTGAACCGCGCCCGCCATCATGCCCGCGACGGACAGGGCCAGAAGAGTCTTGCCAGCAAGCTTTTTACCTAATGCCTTCATGCGTCATGCTCCAAATTTTTCTTTTTTGAACCACTTTGTTCAGCGGCCGAACCCGGACAACTGGAACCGCGGCTAGTCTGGCAAGATACGAGGCGGTCTTTCAAGAAAAGACCAGCCTTTCTGACAGCTCCGAGCGACAGCGCAACAGCTCCATCGCTCAGAGCCTAGCACTTAGCCCTGCAATGCACTGAGGGTCAGATCCAGGCACTTGCGCGCCTTGGTCACCAGCTCATCGATCTCCGCCTTGCTGATCACCAGCGGCGGCGCAATGATCATGGTGTCGCCCACAGCGCGCATGATCAGCCCGTTGTCGAAGCAGAACTGACGGCAGATCATGCCCACACCCTTGCCTTCGTAGCGCTTGCGAGTGGCCTTGTCCTGCACCAGCTCGATCGCCCCCAGCAGACCGACTCCGCGCACTTCCCCCACCAACGGGTGATCGTTCAGCTCGCGCAGACGTTTCTGCAAATACGGTGCCGTTTCGTTGTGTGCGTTTTCGATAATTTTTTCGTCGCGCAGAATCCGGATGTTTTCCAGACCCACCGCCGCCGCCACCGGGTGACCGGAGTAGGTGAAGCCGTGGTTGAAATCGCCACCCTCGTTGAGCACCGCCACCACTTCGTCACGCACGATCAGGCCACCCATCGGGATGTAGCCGGACGTCAGGCCTTTGGCGATGGTCATCATGTCGGGCTTGAGGTCGTAGAAATCGCTGCCGAACCATTGACCGGTGCGGCCAAAACCGCAGATCACTTCATCCGCCACGAACAGGATGTCGTACTTGGCGAGGATTTCCTTGATGCGCGGCCAGTAGGTGTCTGGCGGAATGATCACGCCGCCGGCGCCCTGGATCGGCTCGGCAATGAAGGCACCGACGTTGTCGACGCCGACTTCGAGAATCTTTTCTTCCAGCTGATTGGCGGCCCAGATCCCGAATTCTTCCGGGGTCATGTCGCCGCCTTCGGCGAACCAGTACGGCTGGGCGATGTGGACGATGCCCGGAATCGGCAAGTCGCCCTGCTCGTGCATATAGGTCATGCCGCCCAGGCTGGCGCCGGCCACGGTGGAGCCGTGGTAGCCGTTCTTGCGGCTGATGATGACTTTCTTGTTCGGCTGGCCCTTGATCGCCCAGTAGTGGCGAACCATGCGCAGCATGGTGTCGTTGCCTTCGGAGCCGGAACCGGTGAAGAACACATGGTTCATGCCTTCCGGCGCCACGTCGGCGATGGCCTTGGCCAGTTCCAGCGCCGGCGGGTGCGCGGTCTGGAAGAACAGGTTGTAGTAAGGCAGCTCGCGCATTTGCTTGGCGGCCGCATCGGCCAGCTCATCGCGCCCATAACCGATCGCCACACACCACAGACCCGCCATGCCATCGAGGATCTTGTTGCCCTCGCTGTCCCACAGGTACACGC
The sequence above is a segment of the Pseudomonas sp. HS6 genome. Coding sequences within it:
- a CDS encoding polyamine ABC transporter substrate-binding protein; the protein is MKALGKKLAGKTLLALSVAGMMAGAVHADDKVLHVYNWSDYIAPDTIANFEKESGIKVVYDVFDSNETLEAKLLAGKSGYDVVVPSNNFLAKQIKAGVYQELDTSKLPNWKNLNQDLLKAVSVSDPGNKHAFPYMWGSIGIGYNPEKVKAALGVDTIDSWDVLLKPENIAKLKGCGVSFLDSPTEMLPVALHYLGLPTDTQKKEDIKKAEDLFLKIRPSITYFHSSKYISDLANGNICVAVGYSGDVQQAKSRAAEAGDKVKVSYAIPKEGAGSFFDMVAIPKDAENVEGAYKFMTFLQKPEVMAGITNAVRFPNGNAAATPLVNKDITSDPGIYPPADVQAKLYAIADLPAATQRDMTRSWTKIKSGK
- a CDS encoding aspartate aminotransferase family protein; this encodes MTSNNPQTREWQALSSDHHLAPFSDFKQLKEKGPRIITNAKGVYLWDSEGNKILDGMAGLWCVAIGYGRDELADAAAKQMRELPYYNLFFQTAHPPALELAKAIADVAPEGMNHVFFTGSGSEGNDTMLRMVRHYWAIKGQPNKKVIISRKNGYHGSTVAGASLGGMTYMHEQGDLPIPGIVHIAQPYWFAEGGDMTPEEFGIWAANQLEEKILEVGVDNVGAFIAEPIQGAGGVIIPPDTYWPRIKEILAKYDILFVADEVICGFGRTGQWFGSDFYDLKPDMMTIAKGLTSGYIPMGGLIVRDEVVAVLNEGGDFNHGFTYSGHPVAAAVGLENIRILRDEKIIENAHNETAPYLQKRLRELNDHPLVGEVRGVGLLGAIELVQDKATRKRYEGKGVGMICRQFCFDNGLIMRAVGDTMIIAPPLVISKAEIDELVTKARKCLDLTLSALQG